A window of Hymenobacter aerilatus contains these coding sequences:
- the rpmC gene encoding 50S ribosomal protein L29, producing the protein MKNTDIRALSLEELKEQIKTEQTNGQSLRFAHAISPLENPVRLKHSRKNVARLLTELNRRENEQANQTAK; encoded by the coding sequence ATGAAGAACACAGATATCCGCGCCCTTTCGCTGGAAGAGCTGAAAGAGCAAATCAAAACCGAACAGACCAACGGACAGTCATTGCGTTTCGCACATGCCATCTCTCCTTTGGAAAACCCGGTTCGCCTGAAGCATAGCCGCAAAAACGTAGCCCGTCTGCTGACGGAGCTGAACCGTCGCGAGAACGAGCAGGCTAACCAAACTGCTAAATAA
- the rplD gene encoding 50S ribosomal protein L4, with protein sequence MELSVYNIKGEDTGRKVTLSDAIFGLEPNEHVMYLDVKQYLANQRQGTHKAKQRNEVSGTTKKLKKQKGTGGARAGSMKSPVFIGGGRVFGPQPRDYGFKLNKKTKRLARLSALSSLAKDGKISLVENITLSAPKTKDFVNILAGLKLNNGKKTLLVTGEVDKNVVLSARNIQKVSVATPVALNTHDLLNTDTLLLSEDGLKSLEQLYTSAE encoded by the coding sequence ATGGAACTGTCAGTATACAATATCAAAGGCGAAGACACTGGTCGTAAAGTGACCCTGTCAGACGCCATCTTCGGTCTTGAACCGAATGAGCACGTCATGTATCTCGACGTGAAGCAGTACTTGGCTAATCAACGCCAAGGAACGCACAAAGCGAAACAGCGCAATGAAGTAAGCGGCACGACCAAGAAGCTGAAGAAGCAAAAAGGTACGGGCGGTGCTCGCGCTGGTAGCATGAAGTCGCCTGTATTCATTGGTGGTGGCCGAGTTTTCGGTCCACAGCCTCGCGACTACGGCTTCAAACTTAACAAGAAAACCAAACGTCTAGCGCGTCTGTCAGCTCTTAGCTCATTGGCGAAAGATGGTAAAATTTCTCTTGTAGAGAACATTACGCTGTCGGCTCCGAAGACGAAAGATTTCGTGAACATCCTAGCTGGTCTGAAGCTGAATAACGGCAAGAAGACTCTGTTAGTAACTGGTGAAGTGGACAAGAACGTTGTTTTGTCGGCTCGCAATATTCAGAAAGTAAGCGTGGCTACTCCAGTAGCTTTGAACACGCACGATTTGCTGAATACTGACACATTGCTGTTGTCAGAAGATGGTCTGAAGTCTTTAGAACAACTTTATACCTCTGCTGAATAA
- the rpsQ gene encoding 30S ribosomal protein S17, with protein MESNAAQQPVAGAPERNMRKEIIGRVSSSKMDKSITVVVEIKQKHPIYGKFVSKTTKFMAHDENNECGEGDTVRIMSTRPLSKNKRWRLVEILERAK; from the coding sequence ATGGAAAGCAACGCAGCACAGCAGCCGGTAGCCGGCGCACCTGAGCGCAATATGCGCAAGGAAATCATCGGGCGCGTTTCCAGCTCCAAGATGGATAAATCCATTACGGTAGTTGTGGAAATTAAACAGAAGCACCCGATCTATGGTAAGTTCGTGTCTAAGACCACCAAGTTCATGGCACACGACGAAAACAACGAATGTGGCGAAGGGGATACGGTTCGTATTATGTCGACCCGTCCGCTTAGCAAAAACAAGCGTTGGAGATTGGTAGAAATTCTAGAGCGCGCTAAGTAA
- the rplP gene encoding 50S ribosomal protein L16 has product MLQPKRTKYRKMQKGRIHGLAHRGSTIDFGSFAIKSLEQAWITARQIEAARIAMTRAMKREGQVWIRIFPDKPITKKPAEVRMGKGKGSPEYWVAVVKPGTIMFESDGVSLEVAQESLRLAAQKLPVKTKFVVRRDYVES; this is encoded by the coding sequence ATGTTACAGCCGAAAAGAACTAAGTATCGGAAGATGCAGAAGGGTCGCATCCACGGCCTCGCCCATCGCGGCAGCACTATCGATTTCGGTTCATTCGCTATCAAGTCTTTGGAGCAGGCTTGGATTACGGCACGCCAGATTGAGGCTGCTCGTATCGCTATGACTCGCGCAATGAAGCGTGAAGGTCAAGTTTGGATCCGCATCTTTCCTGATAAGCCTATTACGAAAAAGCCCGCAGAGGTACGTATGGGTAAAGGTAAAGGCTCACCTGAGTATTGGGTAGCTGTAGTTAAACCTGGCACCATTATGTTCGAATCGGACGGGGTGTCATTAGAAGTAGCGCAGGAGTCGCTGCGTCTAGCCGCGCAGAAGTTGCCGGTTAAGACTAAGTTTGTTGTTCGTCGCGACTACGTAGAAAGCTAA
- the rpsS gene encoding 30S ribosomal protein S19 → MARSLKKGPYIDFRLEKKVTAMDEAGKKSVVKTWSRRSMISPDFVGHTFAVHNGNKFIPVYVTENMVGHKLGEFAPTRNFRGHVAKKDKGKR, encoded by the coding sequence ATGGCACGTTCGCTAAAAAAAGGGCCGTACATTGACTTTCGGCTCGAGAAGAAAGTAACGGCAATGGATGAAGCCGGTAAGAAATCAGTGGTGAAGACTTGGTCGCGCCGCTCGATGATTTCTCCGGATTTCGTTGGCCACACATTCGCCGTACACAACGGCAATAAATTTATTCCGGTATACGTGACCGAAAACATGGTCGGTCATAAGCTCGGTGAGTTTGCGCCTACGCGTAACTTCCGTGGCCACGTAGCCAAGAAAGATAAAGGCAAGCGCTAA
- the rpsH gene encoding 30S ribosomal protein S8, producing the protein MNTDPIADYLTRLRNAIKANHRVVEIPASNIKKEITKVLYHKGYIQSYRFDDSSVQGTIKIALKYNPTTKQPAITKLQRVSTPGLRTYAHVENLPRVLSGLGIAILSTSKGVMTEKEAKNENVGGEVLCYVY; encoded by the coding sequence ATGAATACAGATCCAATTGCCGACTACCTGACCCGGTTGCGCAATGCCATTAAGGCAAATCATCGGGTAGTAGAGATTCCGGCCAGTAACATCAAGAAGGAGATTACGAAAGTACTCTACCACAAAGGGTACATTCAGAGCTACCGCTTTGATGATTCGTCGGTACAGGGCACTATTAAAATCGCTCTGAAATACAATCCGACTACGAAGCAGCCTGCAATCACTAAGCTGCAGCGTGTAAGCACGCCAGGTTTGCGTACTTATGCACACGTAGAGAATTTGCCTCGCGTATTGAGCGGTTTGGGTATCGCTATTCTGTCAACATCGAAAGGTGTAATGACGGAAAAAGAAGCTAAGAACGAGAATGTGGGCGGCGAGGTGCTGTGCTACGTTTACTAA
- the rpsC gene encoding 30S ribosomal protein S3 produces the protein MGQKVNPTGFRLGVIKGWDSNWYGGKDFADKLVEDEKIRKYILARIPKGGISRIVIERTLKRITITINTARPGVVIGKGGQEVDKIKDELKQITSKDVQINIFEIKRPELDAKLVGESIAQQLQARISFRRAMKMSIQAAMRVGAEGIKIQCGGRLGGAEIARSEQYKEGRTPLHTLRADIDYALSEAQTVYGKIGIKVWIMRGEVFGKPDLSPNQQPTNPGNGESRNDRGPRGDRGDRGPRRERGDRNDRGGDNRGGQGGGNRRGGQGGGNRGGQGGGPRR, from the coding sequence ATGGGACAGAAAGTAAATCCAACCGGCTTCCGCCTGGGAGTCATTAAAGGATGGGACTCGAACTGGTACGGCGGTAAAGATTTTGCCGATAAGCTGGTTGAGGACGAAAAAATCCGTAAATATATCCTCGCTCGTATTCCGAAAGGCGGTATTTCCCGCATCGTAATAGAGCGTACTTTGAAGCGTATTACTATTACAATCAACACGGCCCGTCCGGGTGTTGTAATTGGTAAAGGTGGTCAGGAAGTTGATAAGATTAAGGACGAGCTGAAGCAAATCACTAGCAAAGACGTCCAAATCAACATCTTCGAAATTAAGCGTCCTGAGCTTGATGCGAAGCTGGTAGGAGAAAGCATTGCACAACAATTGCAGGCTCGTATCTCTTTCCGTCGCGCCATGAAGATGTCTATCCAAGCTGCTATGCGGGTTGGTGCTGAAGGCATCAAGATTCAATGTGGTGGTCGTTTAGGTGGCGCTGAAATCGCTCGCTCTGAGCAGTATAAAGAAGGTCGTACTCCTTTGCACACTTTACGTGCAGATATCGACTACGCTTTGTCAGAAGCTCAGACGGTTTACGGTAAGATTGGCATCAAAGTGTGGATCATGCGTGGCGAAGTTTTCGGCAAGCCTGATTTGTCGCCTAACCAACAGCCAACTAATCCTGGTAACGGTGAAAGCCGCAACGACCGTGGCCCACGCGGTGACCGTGGTGACCGAGGCCCTCGTCGTGAGCGTGGCGACCGTAATGACCGTGGTGGTGACAACCGTGGCGGCCAAGGTGGTGGTAACCGTCGTGGAGGCCAAGGCGGTGGAAACCGTGGTGGTCAAGGTGGCGGCCCTCGTCGCTAG
- the rplR gene encoding 50S ribosomal protein L18 produces MAFDKASRRKRIQRIIRTKVAGTSERPRLSVFRSNTGIYAQIIDDTTGHTLASASSKHVSVEGGNGVALAAAVGKELASRAQGKGITKVVFDRSGYLYHGRVKSLADGAREGGLNF; encoded by the coding sequence ATGGCTTTCGATAAAGCATCTAGAAGAAAACGGATCCAGCGCATCATCCGCACAAAGGTTGCTGGCACGTCCGAGCGTCCACGTTTGTCGGTATTTCGTAGCAATACAGGCATTTATGCCCAAATTATTGACGATACTACTGGTCACACGTTGGCGTCTGCTTCCTCGAAGCACGTTTCGGTGGAGGGGGGCAACGGAGTCGCCCTTGCTGCCGCAGTAGGCAAAGAGCTTGCCTCCCGTGCTCAAGGTAAAGGCATTACGAAAGTGGTATTCGACCGTTCCGGTTATCTCTACCACGGCCGCGTAAAATCACTGGCAGATGGCGCGCGTGAAGGCGGGCTGAATTTCTAA
- the fusA gene encoding elongation factor G: protein MAVNKDLQYLRNIGIMAHIDAGKTTTSERILYYTGKTHKIGEVHEGAATMDWMEQEQERGITITSAATTTFWNYPTVQGDPTPETKQYKINLIDTPGHVDFTVEVERSLRVLDGAVALFCAVSGVEPQSETVWRQADKYKVPRICFVNKMDRAGADFFKAVNEIKEKLGANPVPLQIPIGAEDTFKGVVDLLTGKAIVWDDATQGKTYKEVPVPEDLVDTVAEWREKLVESVAEYDDTLMEKFFDDPDSITREEMMDVIRKAVIDMKFSPVMCGSAFKNKGVQAMLDAVMAYLPSPLDMPAVIGTNPDTGEEVERHPDNDEPFTALAFKIATDPFVGRLCFFRCYSGQLDAGSYVFNNRTQKKERISRLMQMHSNKQNPIEKIQAGDIAAGVGFKDIKTGDTLTAEGKPLVLESMSFPEPVIGYAIEPKTQADVDKMGMAIAKLVEEDPTLSVQTDQETGQTVLRGMGELHLEIIIDRMRREFKVEINQGAPQVAYKEVLTKKVEHRETYKKQTGGRGKFGDIVFELGPKETDPEKPGLEFVNDITGGVIPREFIAPVQKGFEEAMKNGPLAGFPLDNMKVRLFFGSYHDVDSDALSFELAARGGFREAARQAGPKLLEPIMAVEVVTPDEYTGSVTGDLNRRRGIMKGMDTKGGANVVKADVPLSELFGYVTSLRTITSGRASASLTFSHYDQVPTNLADGIIAKQKGNAIR, encoded by the coding sequence ATGGCTGTTAATAAAGACCTGCAATACCTCCGGAATATCGGGATTATGGCGCACATCGACGCCGGTAAGACTACGACTTCGGAGCGCATTCTCTACTACACCGGCAAAACCCATAAAATCGGCGAAGTGCACGAAGGTGCCGCTACGATGGACTGGATGGAGCAGGAGCAGGAGCGTGGTATTACAATTACCTCGGCTGCAACCACTACGTTTTGGAACTATCCAACCGTACAGGGTGACCCGACTCCTGAAACTAAGCAATATAAGATCAACCTCATCGATACCCCCGGTCACGTTGACTTTACGGTAGAGGTAGAGCGTTCGTTGCGTGTACTGGATGGTGCTGTAGCATTGTTCTGCGCTGTGTCAGGCGTAGAGCCTCAGTCTGAAACTGTATGGCGTCAGGCTGATAAGTATAAAGTGCCCCGCATTTGTTTCGTTAACAAGATGGACCGTGCTGGTGCGGACTTCTTCAAAGCCGTTAACGAAATCAAGGAAAAACTCGGTGCTAATCCCGTGCCGCTACAAATTCCTATTGGTGCTGAAGATACCTTCAAGGGCGTAGTTGACCTACTGACTGGTAAGGCCATTGTATGGGACGACGCTACCCAAGGTAAAACTTACAAAGAGGTTCCAGTTCCTGAAGATCTCGTAGACACGGTTGCTGAGTGGCGTGAGAAACTCGTAGAAAGCGTTGCTGAATACGACGACACGTTGATGGAGAAATTCTTCGACGATCCGGATAGCATTACGCGTGAGGAAATGATGGACGTTATCCGCAAAGCGGTTATCGACATGAAGTTTTCGCCTGTAATGTGTGGCTCAGCCTTTAAAAACAAGGGTGTACAGGCTATGTTGGATGCCGTTATGGCCTACCTGCCGTCGCCTCTCGATATGCCTGCTGTCATTGGTACCAACCCTGATACCGGCGAGGAAGTAGAGCGTCACCCCGACAACGATGAGCCTTTCACTGCGCTAGCATTCAAAATTGCTACTGACCCATTTGTAGGTCGTCTATGCTTCTTCCGTTGTTATAGCGGCCAGCTTGACGCTGGTTCGTATGTATTCAACAACCGCACGCAGAAGAAAGAGCGTATCTCGCGTTTGATGCAGATGCACTCCAATAAGCAAAACCCAATTGAGAAAATTCAAGCGGGCGATATTGCTGCTGGTGTAGGCTTTAAGGACATCAAAACAGGTGACACACTGACTGCTGAAGGCAAACCTTTGGTATTGGAATCAATGTCGTTCCCTGAGCCTGTAATTGGCTACGCCATTGAGCCAAAGACGCAAGCTGACGTAGACAAAATGGGTATGGCTATTGCCAAACTCGTAGAGGAAGATCCTACCTTGTCGGTACAGACAGATCAAGAAACTGGTCAGACAGTATTGCGTGGTATGGGTGAACTTCACCTCGAAATCATCATCGACCGTATGCGTCGTGAGTTCAAGGTTGAAATCAACCAAGGTGCTCCTCAGGTTGCTTACAAAGAGGTTCTTACTAAAAAAGTAGAGCACCGCGAAACGTACAAGAAGCAGACGGGTGGTCGTGGTAAATTCGGCGACATTGTATTCGAACTCGGTCCGAAGGAAACTGATCCCGAGAAACCAGGTCTGGAGTTTGTGAATGACATTACGGGTGGTGTTATCCCCCGTGAATTCATTGCACCAGTTCAGAAAGGCTTTGAAGAAGCAATGAAGAACGGCCCATTGGCTGGCTTCCCGCTCGACAACATGAAGGTGCGTCTATTCTTCGGCTCGTACCACGATGTTGACTCTGATGCCTTGTCGTTCGAACTAGCTGCCCGTGGTGGTTTCCGTGAAGCCGCTCGTCAGGCTGGTCCTAAACTGCTTGAGCCCATTATGGCAGTAGAAGTAGTAACCCCAGACGAGTATACCGGTTCCGTAACAGGTGACTTGAACCGTCGTCGTGGTATTATGAAAGGTATGGATACAAAAGGTGGTGCCAACGTAGTGAAAGCTGACGTTCCTCTGTCGGAGCTTTTCGGTTACGTAACGTCACTGCGTACTATCACGTCGGGTCGTGCTTCAGCTTCGCTGACTTTCTCGCACTATGACCAAGTACCTACCAACTTGGCTGATGGTATCATCGCTAAGCAAAAAGGTAACGCCATTCGCTAA
- the rpsN gene encoding 30S ribosomal protein S14 — protein sequence MAKESAKARARKRIATVARYAEKRAALKAAGDYEGLDKLPRDASPVRLHNRDMIDGRPRGYMRKFGISRVRFREMALAGKIPGVTKSSW from the coding sequence ATGGCTAAAGAATCCGCAAAAGCAAGAGCGCGTAAGCGCATCGCCACTGTTGCTCGCTATGCTGAGAAACGCGCTGCTCTAAAAGCTGCTGGCGATTACGAAGGGTTAGATAAGCTTCCACGTGACGCTTCCCCCGTTCGTTTACACAACCGTGACATGATTGACGGCCGTCCGCGTGGTTATATGCGGAAATTTGGCATCAGCCGTGTTCGCTTCCGTGAGATGGCTCTCGCTGGTAAAATCCCTGGTGTAACCAAATCGAGTTGGTAA
- the rplV gene encoding 50S ribosomal protein L22 — protein MEAVAKLRNVPTSPRKMRLVADMVRGQKVTRALGLLKFEANSGAAKIEKLLLSALANWQQQNEDERIEDANLYIKTIFVDEGRQLKRLRPAPQGRGHRIRKRSNHVTLIIDTKVEPLGSKAAAKQAAETTGNASDAKVTRRSSKKSTANQAEATA, from the coding sequence ATGGAAGCAGTAGCTAAACTCCGTAATGTGCCTACCTCGCCGCGCAAGATGCGCTTGGTAGCCGACATGGTTCGTGGTCAGAAAGTGACTCGTGCCTTAGGCCTGCTGAAGTTTGAAGCTAATTCGGGCGCCGCAAAAATCGAAAAATTGCTTTTGTCAGCTCTAGCTAATTGGCAGCAGCAGAATGAAGATGAGCGTATCGAAGATGCTAACCTTTATATCAAGACAATCTTCGTTGACGAAGGTCGCCAGTTGAAGCGTTTACGTCCCGCTCCTCAAGGTCGCGGTCACCGTATTCGTAAGCGTAGCAACCACGTAACGTTGATTATTGATACGAAAGTTGAGCCTTTAGGCAGCAAAGCTGCCGCTAAGCAGGCTGCTGAAACGACTGGTAATGCGAGTGACGCAAAAGTTACCCGTCGTTCGTCTAAGAAATCGACCGCAAATCAAGCTGAGGCTACCGCATAA
- the rplC gene encoding 50S ribosomal protein L3, giving the protein MPGIIGKKIGMTSLFTPDGKNVPCTLIEAGPCVVTQVKTLENDGYTAVQLGYGEKKAKNTTKALAGHFAKAGTTPKKKLVEFRVDDVTSYSAGSELKADLFEEGEFVDVVGTSKGKGFQGVVKRYNFAGVGGQTHGQHNRGRHPGSIGACSWPSRVFKGMRMGGRMGNDRVKVQNLKVMRIVADKNLIVVSGSVPGAKNSYVVLEK; this is encoded by the coding sequence ATGCCTGGCATCATCGGTAAAAAAATCGGTATGACAAGCCTCTTCACTCCGGACGGGAAGAATGTTCCCTGTACCCTCATTGAGGCGGGTCCGTGCGTAGTGACGCAGGTGAAAACGCTCGAGAACGACGGTTATACCGCTGTTCAACTCGGTTACGGCGAGAAAAAAGCGAAAAATACCACAAAAGCACTGGCTGGCCACTTCGCCAAAGCTGGTACTACTCCTAAGAAGAAGCTCGTTGAGTTTCGCGTTGATGACGTAACTAGCTATTCGGCCGGCAGCGAATTAAAAGCTGATCTGTTCGAAGAAGGTGAGTTCGTAGACGTAGTAGGCACTTCAAAAGGTAAAGGTTTCCAAGGCGTTGTGAAACGCTATAACTTTGCCGGTGTAGGTGGTCAAACACACGGTCAGCACAACCGCGGCCGTCACCCTGGTTCTATCGGTGCTTGTTCTTGGCCTTCGCGTGTATTCAAAGGAATGCGTATGGGTGGCCGTATGGGTAACGACCGCGTGAAGGTGCAGAACCTGAAGGTAATGCGCATCGTGGCCGATAAAAACCTGATTGTGGTAAGCGGCTCTGTTCCCGGCGCGAAGAATTCTTACGTGGTCCTGGAAAAATAA
- the rplE gene encoding 50S ribosomal protein L5 yields MARLKEKYQAEVVPVLQEKFQFKSIMQVPRITKICINRGIGAAVADKKLVDNGVEELTTIAGQKAVPTIAKRSVSNFKLREGMPIGARVTLRGERMYEFLDRLLTVALPRVRDFKGINDKGFDGRGNYTLGIKEQIIFPEISIDKIKSISGMDITFVTTAENDEQSYELLKAFGMPFTNAKKQS; encoded by the coding sequence ATGGCTCGACTCAAAGAAAAATATCAAGCAGAAGTAGTACCCGTGCTCCAGGAGAAATTCCAATTCAAGAGCATTATGCAGGTACCACGCATCACTAAAATCTGCATTAACCGCGGCATTGGCGCAGCAGTAGCTGACAAAAAGCTAGTAGATAATGGCGTAGAAGAACTGACTACCATCGCTGGTCAGAAGGCAGTGCCCACTATTGCAAAGCGTTCAGTTTCTAACTTCAAACTCCGCGAGGGAATGCCTATTGGTGCTCGCGTCACCCTACGTGGTGAGCGGATGTATGAATTTTTGGACCGCCTATTGACTGTTGCCCTACCCCGGGTACGTGACTTTAAAGGTATTAATGACAAAGGCTTCGATGGCCGTGGTAATTATACCTTAGGCATTAAGGAGCAAATCATTTTTCCTGAAATCTCTATTGATAAAATCAAATCGATTTCGGGTATGGATATCACCTTCGTAACGACAGCTGAAAATGATGAGCAAAGCTATGAGCTGCTCAAAGCTTTTGGTATGCCGTTTACAAACGCCAAGAAACAAAGCTAA
- the rplB gene encoding 50S ribosomal protein L2, with product MALKKLRPTSPGQRFRIAPAFDEITTSTPEKSLLAPLKNSGGRNNSGKMSNRYIGGGHKAKYRVIDFKRDKAGVPATVKTIEYDPNRTARIALVNYADGEKRYIIAPAGLTVGATIVSGPGVAPEVGNTLPLREMPLGTIVHNIELMPGNGAAMARSAGTYAQLVAREDKYATLKLPSGEMRMVLVTCMATVGTVSNGDHMNVRLGKAGRNRWLGRRPRVRGVAMNPVDHPMGGGEGKSSGGHPRSRNGIFSKGQKTRNKNKYSEQLIVNRKGKK from the coding sequence ATGGCACTCAAAAAACTAAGACCAACATCACCGGGTCAGCGCTTCCGCATCGCCCCGGCATTCGACGAGATTACGACGTCGACGCCGGAGAAGTCGCTGTTGGCACCCCTCAAAAACTCTGGTGGCCGTAACAATTCGGGTAAGATGTCGAACCGCTATATTGGCGGTGGACACAAAGCGAAGTATCGTGTTATTGACTTCAAACGTGATAAAGCTGGTGTTCCAGCCACGGTGAAGACAATTGAGTACGATCCAAACCGCACTGCCCGTATCGCACTCGTAAACTACGCTGACGGTGAAAAGCGCTACATTATCGCGCCCGCCGGTTTGACAGTAGGTGCTACGATTGTTTCGGGCCCAGGTGTAGCACCTGAAGTAGGCAACACGCTTCCTCTGCGTGAAATGCCACTCGGTACAATTGTACACAACATCGAACTAATGCCTGGTAACGGTGCTGCTATGGCCCGTTCAGCAGGAACTTACGCACAGCTTGTAGCTCGCGAAGATAAATATGCCACTTTGAAATTGCCTTCCGGTGAAATGCGTATGGTACTGGTTACCTGCATGGCTACAGTAGGCACTGTTTCAAATGGCGACCACATGAATGTGCGTCTAGGCAAAGCCGGTCGTAACCGTTGGTTAGGCCGTCGTCCTCGCGTTCGTGGTGTAGCTATGAACCCTGTCGATCACCCAATGGGTGGTGGTGAAGGCAAGTCGTCGGGTGGTCACCCACGCAGCCGTAATGGTATCTTCTCGAAAGGACAGAAGACCCGTAATAAGAACAAGTATTCCGAGCAGCTCATCGTTAACCGTAAAGGCAAGAAATAA
- the rplW gene encoding 50S ribosomal protein L23 produces MSTLKKPVVTEKATSLNEKGQYVFEVTRTANKVQIKKDIEQFYGVTVTGISTIRTNGKVKSKFTKGGAVSGRRPHGKKAIVTVKEGDVIDFYSGI; encoded by the coding sequence ATGAGCACGCTGAAGAAACCGGTTGTAACCGAAAAGGCTACTAGCCTGAACGAAAAAGGCCAGTACGTGTTTGAAGTAACCCGTACGGCTAATAAGGTTCAAATCAAGAAGGACATCGAGCAGTTTTACGGCGTGACGGTTACGGGCATTAGCACCATCCGCACGAATGGTAAAGTAAAATCGAAGTTCACGAAAGGTGGTGCTGTAAGCGGCCGCCGTCCTCATGGCAAAAAGGCTATTGTAACGGTGAAAGAAGGCGACGTAATCGACTTCTACAGCGGTATCTAA
- the rpsJ gene encoding 30S ribosomal protein S10 produces the protein MNQKIRIKLKSYDHNLVDKSSEKIVKAVKATGAVVSGPIPLPTNKEKFTVLRSPHVNKKSREQFQLCTYKRLVDIYSTSSKTVDALMKLELPSGVDVEIKV, from the coding sequence ATGAACCAGAAAATTCGCATTAAACTCAAATCCTACGACCACAACTTGGTGGACAAATCGTCGGAGAAGATCGTGAAGGCGGTGAAGGCTACGGGCGCTGTTGTTAGTGGCCCTATCCCACTGCCCACCAACAAAGAGAAGTTCACCGTACTTCGTTCGCCCCACGTGAACAAGAAGTCACGTGAGCAGTTTCAGCTTTGCACCTACAAACGTCTTGTAGATATCTACTCAACCTCATCGAAGACAGTAGATGCTCTCATGAAGCTAGAACTGCCCAGCGGTGTTGACGTTGAAATCAAAGTCTGA
- the rplF gene encoding 50S ribosomal protein L6, translated as MSRIGKLPISLPTGVQVDVNNENQVTVKGPKGTLVTPVDQDIKVSTVDGQLVVERPTEQKRHKAMHGLYRSLINNAIQGVSNGFEEKLELVGVGYKATVAGNTLELALGYSHNIFLALPKEVTATAVTEKGKNPIVTLNSIDKQLLGQVAAKIRSLRKVEPYKGKGVRFVGEQIRRKAGKTASK; from the coding sequence ATGTCACGTATTGGTAAACTGCCGATCAGCCTGCCCACCGGTGTTCAGGTTGATGTAAACAACGAAAATCAGGTAACCGTGAAAGGCCCTAAAGGCACACTGGTAACACCGGTTGATCAAGATATTAAGGTTTCTACCGTTGATGGCCAATTGGTAGTAGAGCGTCCTACCGAGCAGAAGCGTCATAAAGCTATGCACGGCCTATATCGCTCCCTTATCAACAACGCTATTCAAGGTGTTAGCAACGGGTTTGAGGAGAAGCTAGAATTGGTAGGGGTAGGTTACAAAGCTACTGTTGCTGGAAATACGCTGGAACTCGCTCTAGGGTATTCACACAATATCTTCTTGGCTCTACCGAAAGAAGTAACTGCTACTGCTGTTACGGAAAAGGGTAAGAATCCCATTGTTACGCTGAACAGCATCGACAAGCAATTGCTTGGTCAAGTAGCTGCTAAAATACGTTCGCTGCGCAAAGTTGAGCCTTACAAAGGTAAAGGTGTGCGCTTCGTGGGCGAGCAAATTCGTCGCAAGGCTGGTAAAACAGCTTCGAAATAA
- the rplN gene encoding 50S ribosomal protein L14, whose protein sequence is MIQQESRLTVADNSGAKEVLCIRVLGGTGKKYASVGDKIVVAIKSAIPSGNAKKGTVSKAVVVRTKKEVRRKDGSYIRFDDNAAVLLNNNNEPRGTRIFGPVARELREKQFMKIVSLAPEVL, encoded by the coding sequence ATGATCCAGCAAGAATCCCGTCTGACCGTCGCTGATAACAGCGGCGCCAAAGAAGTGCTCTGCATCCGTGTCCTTGGTGGTACGGGTAAGAAATATGCCAGTGTTGGCGATAAGATTGTAGTAGCTATTAAATCAGCTATTCCTTCTGGCAACGCCAAAAAAGGCACTGTATCTAAAGCAGTAGTAGTACGCACAAAGAAGGAAGTACGCCGCAAAGATGGTTCGTACATTCGCTTTGATGACAACGCTGCTGTACTGCTCAATAATAACAACGAGCCCCGTGGCACCCGCATCTTCGGCCCCGTGGCCCGCGAACTGCGTGAGAAGCAGTTTATGAAGATTGTTTCACTGGCTCCTGAAGTTCTCTAA